Part of the Orcinus orca chromosome 5, mOrcOrc1.1, whole genome shotgun sequence genome, tgAAAGCACCTTCATCACAGAGTTGTTGCAGGGTTAAAGGGGTTCAAACACAGTAGTGCAGGTTGTTTCATGGACACAGCTGCCGGCCAGGAAGCTGTGAGGGGGCGCTCAACGCGGCAGTCCCTGTGCCTGCAGCTGAGGCAACCTGGAGGAGAGCATAACTTTTTCAAGCTGAGCAGCCTGTATCACCAGGAGAGATCATCTTTCCTAATTTACCCAAAGGTGTGGATTGTGCTAGCAGTGAGGCCCTGCACACTAAACTATTGATAAAtgtcaggcttttttttttttttttggctgtgccacatggcatgtgggacttagttccctgacaagggattgaacccgtgccccctgcagtggaagcacagagtcttaaccactggacaaccaaggaagtcccctgtcaggctattattattgtcattatttctttaaaactccTAACCACTCTCACTTTTTAGGTGAGAAAACCCAGGTCAGGAAAGTTTAAATAATGTCCCCAACGTCCCCACAGTTCCAGTACAGTTCTGGGATTCCAAGCCAGCTCTTAGTGATTGAATGCTTGAATTCTTCACTCACGCAGTTTACCATTTATCTATTTGGTTTACAATTTATTATCTAGATCTTGATTTCAaatactggattaaaaaaataaatttcatcccCTTCTCAGAAAGTTTGTGATACTTCCCAGGTGGAGATGTAGGGCTTGCAGATGCCACCATCATGCAAACAATGACCAAGACTACAGTTTTGGTTGTTTATCAATATAGGAAAACGGATTCGAGCACAATCTTAATAGTGCACTATGCAATTAATTGCATTATAAAATctcctgaaaaaataaaatttattataacaaaacatttttataatgaaatgtcTTAAAAAGTAGGTGTAATATTGAACACTGAAAGCAGAATACTTATGATTGAGAACATTCCCTTTTTTAGTTTGAAAGTTTTACTATTGGAGGTCATGTCACATTGTATGTTGTAGTTGCAGCATATTTATTCCTTTGATTTTGAGTAGAGTAAGAAAGaattatgaaaaacaaattattctGTGGGATTCTAGTAAAATGTCCAAAGTCTGGTCAGTCTGCTTTGGGGAAGATTTATCATGTAGGTCCTCTTTTGTacaacttgttttttttctttgcaactaAAGGTAGATCATAACTGAACAACAGGAATTCATAATCTTCCATGTTTTTACtgaaaaatatgatataaattcAATGCTTATTTAATTTGACAATATATGATTATAGTGTGAGGTATAAGAAAAATGTTCTTACTTTCATAACTAAATGAAGACTTAACTTCCAGAAAATTGataaatataagcaaatcaaagCCAAGTCATAGATCCTTtctattcaggaagaaaaaagtaaactgcCATGACTTTATGAGTTTGGCCCTGCTTTTACATTGTTGCTAAAAGCATCGAAAACTCTGCCAATATTTAGCTCTAAAGGAATTTTCATGACTGAGAAAAAGGACAGAATTATCTATGCATGGAAATAGTAGCAGAATCTTAGCTGTGATAATGATAGGAATGTTTATTTTAGTAGGCGATACTGAAAATTATCTCTAAATTAaagtgcatgtgtatgtatgtagttgtgtgtgagtgtgtgtgtgtgcatgtgtgtgtgtacgtatgaaACCAGGAGGTGTAGAATCCTGGGTGGAAAGTCTTTCTTGCACATAAGCCAACAATCAAGGGAGGTTTCCCACTACAGGTGTTAGGTAACATTTAGTAAATTATTGTTAGACAGTATCAAGGTAGCCTTAGTGTGATAAAAATTACTCTATGGTTATCTGAATATTTTATGGGTGGTAGGATAGTAGATGGAAGATTAGATGTAGTAGATGGAAGACTAGCTTTCTGCTGGTCAAAATAGTCGATGGAGGATTTTATctgaatataatatttaaaagtaagagaaaaggaaattctctaTGTGATCTCACAGAATGAGAAAGGAGCTAATTATAAGTGTTCCCTAAGAAGATTAGCCTTTACCGAAGTGGGAAAGTTGCTTCGAGAAGATCCGTATTAATGGGACTTTTCTGGGAATTAGGGCAACATTTGTTTCCCAGCTGTTGGGAGTTCCACTGCTATTACAGCCAAGTGTGATCAGCTGAAATCGTGGTGAGCGGTTCAGTAGCTGCTGTTTCTGCTGATTTTGCTGCAACTTGGACCAAATTTGCACCATAAGGTGGAAATCAGTAGTAAAAGAGAATTGGATATGAAGAAATTCCCAGTGTCAGCTTTAACTGATTTTATATAGAGATACCATAAAAACTACAATGTATCTATAATTTCCTTAAAACTGCTTTGCTAGATCTGAACTGCTAGTGACTTTTCAGTTTAAAATTTGTGGACACAGCTGATATTCAATTAATGCACTTTGGAGTTAATATCTGTCTGTAGTTGGTAACTGGCCACTGTCCTGATCCTCTGAGATTCCCCCTGCTATGCAGCCACTACAGTCTGCATCCCCTCATCTAAGACCCTTGGACCACTCCATCATCCACAGCCAAAGCGAGGATGCCCGGCATAGAGAGTGCCAAGGCTGGCTGTGATCCAGGGCTTGTGCAGTATTagttcttaattattttaaatataatcccTGTCTatggatttttctttaattattattgttattatttctctACAGACTAACATTTATCTACAGATTGACATTCCTAGTACCTAATAGTGATATTAGGAATTTCTACAAGACACTTAAAGCTCTCTTATGTATTTAATTAGAagtgctattttaattttataaataaggtaATTTTCGTCATCATTCTTGTATTCTCACCATAAGTAATAAATCTCTGCTGCATTTATTTTTAGTACGTCAAAGATAATGAGAAGAGACTTTTAGCATATATGTCATACCTAGGCATTTTCCGAACTTGTGCTGGCTTtgttacataaataatttttactcaTTAAAACTTCCGGctaatctgcttcttttttttttttttttaatttggcttctTTCTATTATCTTGCAAAACAATCTCATTGGACAACTTAATATTTCACAAGTGCTGGAATCAAATTGAAGTCTGAGAGTTCTTGGagtaaaaaactgaacaaactgaaaactcAAGGGAATGTAGTCCAGATATATTTTGAGacttagaaatatgaaaaagatgtagaagataaaaatggaaacagagcTTGCTTTAAAAATACAGGCATAAAAATCACTAGGCTTAATGGCATTGCTAGAGTATTTCCAGGAACAACCATTTTAAACAATGAAGACATCACAAACCCTAATAATAAATTAGGAgaagttttgaaaaaataatgattgTATTAGGATCAACCATTGGGACATCCATGGTCATCTCTCCAGGATTATTTGTTTCAGACTGGTTTGTCCTCTTGACGTCTCTTTAATTCCAGTTTCCCCGTGGTCACTCATAGGAAcctgttatttttcattaacaATTAGTTGGGGCAGTCTCTTAATTTGTTCTTATTATTCAGTGTGTTGCTCCTGGGTCCAGATCACAGTTAATGAGACAAAGAGGACAACTGGCTGTCTTGCTTGCGTTGCTGGAACTGCTCTGTTATTAGTTGGCTGTTCTCAGCAGTGTCAACTTATTGAATGCCTATTACTCAGACACTGTTGTGAGGTTAATGGCCTTCCACTGATTtctgctccctcctgcctctaAGTGTCATCACCAGTCATTAATTGGTGattctgggggagaatggatgtGATACCGACGCTGGCTCAGTGTGATATACTGTAATTAAGAATACAAAGCTTGAATGCTTTACTTTTTTTGCCAATGTTTAAATATAatacaccccacccccagcccttcaCTACTGTCAAATTTTCTTGATTggctataaaattaaatgcatagTGAAAAAGCCTTCAATCCCAACAAGAATTGTAAGCAGTGAAACTATGCCTTGGTTTCTTAGCATGAAGTAATTTGCcttaattttacataaaatactaGATAGTCTATTTTCCAAGGTCAAACCTCAAGCTGAAATCAGAGGGACTAAAAGGGTAGTGGAAGCTGTGGACAGCAGGCTGGGGTTAAGGAACAGTGACAGAGAGGGATCCACGGCAGTTTTTAAAGTTGACAGCAGAGATCAGAGGTGAACCAAGGAAgctaatgaaaaacaaaacaaaacagcgtGACTGTTCTGGAGATTGCGTCTATAATCTTGGCATACATATTTGTGGTAAAAAGAGAtaggtgtagggcttccctggtggcgcagtggttgagagtccgcctgctgatgccggggacacgggttcatgtcccggtctgggaagatcccacatgccgcggagtggctgtgcccgtgagccctggccactgagcctgcgtgtccggagcctctgccccgcaacgggagagaccacagcagtgagagacccgcgtaccgcaaaaaaaaaaaaaaaaaaaaaaagaaagaggcaggTGTAAACAGTACAACAATAGGAATTCCACTGCTAAATCCTGTACACTGTAATATCCCCGTTACATATATGGCTGTATTATGACCCAATATGATCATTCATATTTGTAGTTATGTCACTAAGTAATTAGGAATATTCATTGTGCTCAATTCCTAGAGGTATGTGAAATTCAATTTTAAGAGGGTTTTTAAGTCAAACTTTCATTGCCTATGTATTTAAGTCTTCACTGATGTAGTCTGAGCAGAAGTAGAGTGATGTCACAGCAATGAAGCTTGATAATAAAAGGTGATATTTCATTAAGAGATCTCAagaattattttaagtttaaCTTGTGGTTCCATTTAATATCTTGACACAAGTTTATATTCTCTATATAGTGACTTCTAAAATCATTAATAGATATCAGGATAGATGGTTAAACTGAGTGCTGTAATttataaaaacctttaaaataccagtgaaaataaaaattacattttcaatttcaCCTCCAAATTCTGAGTATTCTATAAGTACTCTAGCAAGTTAACCTGTCACttctaatacaatattatattaataaattggtttttaaaaatttatttgtttttggctgtgttgggtcttcattgctgtgcgtgggctttctctagttgctgcgagcgggggctacttttcgttgcagtgcacgggcttctcattgcggtggcttctcttgttgtggagcacgggctttaggcgtgtgggcttcagtagttgtggcacgtggcctcagtagttgtggcacacgagtttagttgctccacagcacgtgggatcttcctggaccagggctcaaacccatgtccccagcattggcaggcagattcttaaccactgtgccaccagggaagtccccaataaaTTGTTTATTATTAGCGTTACCTTCATTCTGACTTCTGTTAACTTTCAATTTTAATGTATTTGCTCTCAGatatatacaataaaaacaaatatttacaccTTAAATTTGCcactttatttaaatttcaattatttaaatgtattcacTTCATGATACCTTAtgtaaatttgcattttttacttgtttttaataATTCCTTTATGAATTATGATtcttatttcataattttgaCCTTTTAGCTTCCTTTACTGTGAATACCTGACATTTTTTTAAGCTACTTTCACTCACTATGGTGTCAGTTTTCAAAATCTAAGCCAGGAGAATTATTACTTCCCTTTACAAAAATTTCCTTGATATACTGTGTTTAAAAGTTTATGTTACAAGTTTATTAGGGAATCAATTTGCTTTTGTAAATTGAAATAAGAATctagaaaataaactttatgCAGCGGTTCAATGGGAGAAGCATTCCTGGCAGATTGTTTCTGTTTTGATtggttctttcattttaatttgtagtAAGTAGCATTATGAATATAGTTCAGATAATCAGTACATGGGCATCTTTTTTCTTCAGGCCAAAAGGTATGTTTTGCTGATTTCAAACATCCCTGCTACAAGATGGCCTACTTCCATGAGCTATCCAGCCGAGTGAGCTTTCAGGAGGCACGCCTGGCTTGTGAGAGCGAAGGGGGAGTCCTTCTCAGCCTTGAGAATGAAGCAGAACAGAAGTTAATAGAAAGCATGTTGCAAAACCTGACAAAGCCAGGAACCGGGATTTCTGATGGTGATTTCTGGATAGGGCTTTGGAGAAATGGAGAGGGGCAAACATCTGGTGCCTGCCCAGATCTCTACCAGTGGTCCGATGGAAGTAGTTCCCAGTACCGGTGAGTAGGGATCCTGAGGACGCAAAGGGGGCTACTCAGAGGGCAAAGGACAAAGGGAGATTTCTGTTATCTGTAGAGGATGTCAGAATAGAACAGGAACTAAGAAGTGTTCCTGCTGCTCTGTACTTGGCAGAAACTGGTATACTGATGAACCTTCCTGTGGAAGTGAAAAGTGTGTTGTGATGTATCATCAGCCAACAGCCAATCCTGGCCTTGGGGGTCCCTACCTTTACCAGTGGAATGACGACAGGTGCAACATGAAGCACAATTACATCTGCAAGTATGAACCAGGTAGGAAGCATTGTAATTCCGTAGGAGCAGATTTTGTGCATATTTGCTTATATTAAGTTTTATCTTTAACCTTCACTACCTTTGGCTCGTTTTGTTTTCCTGCTGTGAAACATGGAATTACTTTGCAGTTTGATGACAAAGTATTGAAGCACACTAGGCTATAAAGCAAACTGCCCTATGAGTTAAATAGAAGGGAGGAACTAGAAAACAACCAGAGGGggttttttaagagaaaataattatttctaatattaaGGCCAAACTGTGTTTTTGTAAACAGATTTTATGaagaataaatatctatttaaaaatatttcaaaatttagtaTAGTGTGTGTGAAGTAGGTGTAAGACACCAAAGCACCTGTAGGTTTACACATCTGATCAGTAGTTCTTTAGATTTTCTGGTGAATTTAAGGGAAGCAATCAACATTCTCCTGGGACATTAGCTTATCATTTCATGACGTGATACTTGGTTTGTGCTCCTCAGTGAAAGTCAGAGAACCATGGTGCAGAAAAGTAGGGGCGTGTGCCTCATTCTCCGCGTGATCCTCATTCTTTGGAATATGCCTCGGCAGGCAGTTCGCTTTTGTTTGAAGTCTCCAACTTATTGCCATATGGAGCACGTGGGAAGATCGCACTGACCTGAGCTACGCTAGTGTGGTTTCCTGCTGAAATAGTAAATTTGAGTTACTTTGACTAGAACAACTCAACTGAATTGATATCTGACCAAAAGAGAGACTAATCAGAACGATGTAAACTCATCGTTTTAATCATCAAATAAAGTCAAATTAGATATTTAGgctatgaggatttttttttttttttctgttttcctcttctcaGTGTTTGGAAGTTTCATTTGAACTCTTCCAAGGGCTGTCTGCTTGACCTCATAACGTGTTCGTGGAAGGCAATTACAATCAAGTACTgctatttccattattctgttgaAATTACATGAGTCTTCTTCTCATAAGACTGTAAAGCACAAGGGATTATTTGGATTAGATTTACCCTTCTCTTATGTTTATCCTGTTCTTGAGTATATTAGCCTACTTTCTTTATCCCTGGTGAGTTTAGTCTTTAAACCTCTTGGTTGCTAAATGCATCATTACCCTCCTAGAAGCCTTTGCAAAGCTATATCTGTTACACACTTAGgttctttgtcttaatttttttcctagaaaaatatgaagttgaaattctttgatattttaaatttgtgacGCTGTGTGCTTGAAACTattaaatgaaacaaagtatATTACAGCATATTCTTAATACAATATTATCTTCATTCTTTGAGCTTTTAGGTGaccctttgtattttattttattttatatcatatttacCACATTATTCAGGTCACTATTCCCCAGAATCCTCATGTTTTGTATTAGGTAGTCTAGGTTTATATTACTCATGGAAGAGCATTTTAGACATAAAATTagtttttcatttatcttctatATTCTACCTAAATCTTCAAATACCTATAGTTTTTTAACAagattctttcatgtattttttgtttttgaagcacATGTACACTTCTACAGTATAAAAGTTCCTAGAATTATTAATGTATAGaatttttctactttgttttactttaaatattttcatttttatatattttctatgtaGTTAACCTTCTTTCCTTGAGCTTAGTGTCTTATTTATGAAGGATGTTGGTTTGATTAAATTCCTTGCTTGTATAGTCAGTGCTTTTTTGATGGTAAGTAGTTAACTTCTttggctccggatgcgcaggctcagcggccatggctcacgggcccagccgctccgcggcatgtgggatcttccctgactggggcacgaaccctcgtcccctgcatcggcaggcggactctcaaccactgcgccaccagggaagccctacattaagTACTCTCGCTCTTAGACATTAAAAATAGTATGTAGGAGattatgtttctaaaattttgttacTTAATCAGCAGTTGCAGTAaagtttgttaaaatattttaaagataaccaGTTCTATGTTGATAAATTGCATAATATCTGTATTATTTGTTCAGCAAATACCAGTTGAGCACCTAGGGGCATAGAGTGCCTAAATTCTGTGTAGGATAGGACTGTGTCGGGCAAAGTATCAGGGTAATATGCGTGtataagaataataaatattattataggaTGGTGTATGATTAAGCTTCTAATGAATAGAGACTATGTGACCAAATTAGAGTAAACATGAcattaaaatgatttaatattCTAAAACTAATGTAAGAGctgcatgtgtttttttcttttccattaattgacaaaaataaacagaattatatttttggaacaaatgaaaacaaatttacaggttattttcttagtaattcaatttattttctctgaactattaatttaattaatagtgccctagggaaaaaaaaaaaaattaggcaagaGAGCAGTACCAGATCATTGTAAGAAATTTCAACAGTTTTCAAGTGTGTGACAATTGAAGAAATCTTGCCTCATAAAACCAGGGAAAGAAACAACTTGCAAGCCttaatttatgattattttttaaagaagtagacACTATTGGAAAGCAAATCTAAGATGACATTGTTTGTAGGGGACATAAATGTGCTTTAGAACATTTTTACTTGAATCATCAATTCCAGGTGCAGTCCATATGCAGTTATCTGCTGCTTATTGTTGTGATGAGAAATctaaattatacaccaataataGTACAGAAATAATCCTGCTGGTCTTTGAATCGCAGTTAGTGTCTCATGTTATGCTCACCAATTCTTGCCTATCTTTTCCTACTTTTGTACCTCCTTTGTCATTATTACCTGTAGTCGGTTATCATCAGCATAGATGCTCTGGATTGCTAAATGCAGTTTGGGGTTACAGGGGTTCACCCAGTGGATCCAAGTTGCAAAGAGATCTTTATTCAGAGGTAATTAAATGTTGACTTTATAGTTAgatcatttcatataaatttaaattcaaaatacAATTAGCtggaattatttttagaaatcaatgtttattttgttttataataaacttttattttcatctgCATTTGTATTTGTCTTATTTATCATTATGTATGACAACTGCACTTATTATTTACAGAGATTAATCCAACAGCTCCGATAGAAAAGACTTATTTTACAAATCAACCTGGAGACACTCATCAAAACGTGGTTGTTACTGAGGCAGGTAATTAGTTCACATGTCTCTAACTCACCtatcaagagaagaaaatgtactTTTACACTTTGCTTCACGTTGGCCCCAACTTTTCTTGTTGCTTGGTGAAATAGTGCACTAAATATAGGCCTATGGAAATTTACTTTAGGACTAGGTTAGAACAAATGATGCTAAGCTAGTTTTTGAATAGAGAaacctattttgttttctttctattttcacttAAGTGGATGTATCTAGTACTAAACTAAGTATATCCTACACCAAAACGTGGATCCACAAGGATCTTCCCCAGTATGTAGGTGTTATGATGTAAATGGGTGCATTCAGTGGCCTATAAACTGTTGGGTACTGTTAAATGTTTAGGGATTGGCTGGGGTGGGCTGGGCTTAAAAAAGccttatttgtagactttgagTTTTCTGTGATGTGGATACTCCCACCCTGGTCAGTTTCAAGCTACCAAGTGACATCACTGAACAGCAGGTTGGGTAGTAGGCATCCAATGAGCTTTCAACTCTGTGTCTCCAGCACGCCACTGTCTGCAAAAGACACAAAATGCAATCCCAGTGCAAATCTCATGTTAGTCAAAAACTGCTCTTAGGATCCTTTAGGGGCTTGTTTTAGCATGGCCCTATGCCAATCGGACAGGAATATTAATTTATACTAGTTACTTCGTAAAGATTGAGCCAAAGACCCAAAGTCTCAAAGTCTTTCCACAGGTGATGCAAAATCCATGAAAGAGTatgaaatactttcttttttctttactcttatATGTAAAGGATCATGATGGTcttttgaaaaggaaaggaaatgtgtCTTGAATCCTTAAAATGCTTGCGGTCACTTTAACAGGCTCAAGAGTGGATGAAAACATAGCAGATTATCCCCAAAATACCCCATCACTTGACCTcagttaatttttcttctcttaacaaaGGAAATGATGTGCAGTTAAATGGAGAGTTTGATCTAAGTCCTGTCCACTTTGACCAGAATTATTTAGATTAATTATGATGATGGCTTTCAATTTGCTAGCTCAATGCATAGTTTTCCAATTTGCTTTTCTTGTATGGACATGATATTAAACTTTAGCGCTTTTCACTTTCAGGTGTCTGATTTTAAAACCATTCAGAACATGTAAATCTAATTAAATAGATCAGTAAATAATTACATTAGGAATATTTACCCTCCTATGACATTGAAAAATTTTTTGATAAAGTCATTTTAAGCTGTATGGGACATCAGTGTGGCACTTTTTTATTTTACCAAGAATACCTAACGTTATCAAATGTGATAGAACAGGATTAAAAGATGATCCATTTTAGAATTTAATGAAGATCAAGTGTTTATGCCTCTGTAGTCTTATGTCTCTAGGTTATGACTCTATCATCATTTAATATTTACGTATTTTGGTTTAATCTCAGAGAGTCACGCGTATCATCATGGTACTGGGCTTATTAGTTAGGATAATTACATATCCAAAAATCAGCAATTATTTTAATCATGATTATTCTTTAATAATCAGTACTTGTTTCTCAAAGTAATAACTGAGAAGGATTAATGAAGTGAGATAACTGAGATTATTAATATGTTGTAAAAACCAGTTCCTATCTTAACTGAAGATTTAATAATAGTTTTGGAAATATGGACATTTAAGTGGAGCATGGCAGCCATgcagtatattttgtttttaatttctaatgaaacatgaatatattatttcattagaTTATTCAGTATTCTGGGAAGAACTTTACTTGGAATCTTATTGATAATAATTATACTTTGCCTTAACTTTTTGGAAAGATTTTATACAACTTTCATGTCAGAATCCTGCCTCAACTATCTCTTTACGTTAAGACTGTTTTACTTTTGTAGGAATAATTCCCAATCTAATCTATGTTGTTATACCAACGATCCCATTGCTCTTACTGATACTGGTTGCTTTCGGAACCTGCTGTTTCCAGATGCTGCATAAAAGGTAAATAACTCATATATGCAGAGACAACTTGAAAAGCTTTAAATAGGTTTTCAGGACTCTTTAAAAATTtagcataaaattatatttttaagttgtcTTAAGAaagttttgattttcatgtctGTCAGTACATACCCGTATACATAATCTAATAAAATATACCTTGATTATAGGAttatgaattatctcatttaatcctcacaa contains:
- the CHODL gene encoding chondrolectin isoform X4; protein product: MTSSVQGQKVCFADFKHPCYKMAYFHELSSRVSFQEARLACESEGGVLLSLENEAEQKLIESMLQNLTKPGTGISDGDFWIGLWRNGEGQTSGACPDLYQWSDGSSSQYRGCQNRTGTKKCSCCSVLGRNWYTDEPSCGSEKCVVMYHQPTANPGLGGPYLYQWNDDRCNMKHNYICKYEPEINPTAPIEKTYFTNQPGDTHQNVVVTEAGIIPNLIYVVIPTIPLLLLILVAFGTCCFQMLHKSKGRTKTSPHQSTLWISKSTRKESGMEV
- the CHODL gene encoding chondrolectin isoform X3, with the translated sequence MSRVVSLLLGAALLCGHGAFCRRVVSGQKVCFADFKHPCYKMAYFHELSSRVSFQEARLACESEGGVLLSLENEAEQKLIESMLQNLTKPGTGISDGDFWIGLWRNGEGQTSGACPDLYQWSDGSSSQYRNWYTDEPSCGSEKCVVMYHQPTANPGLGGPYLYQWNDDRCNMKHNYICKYEPEINPTAPIEKTYFTNQPGDTHQNVVVTEAGIIPNLIYVVIPTIPLLLLILVAFGTCCFQMLHKSKGRTKTSPHQSTLWISKSTRKESGMEV
- the CHODL gene encoding chondrolectin isoform X5 encodes the protein MAYFHELSSRVSFQEARLACESEGGVLLSLENEAEQKLIESMLQNLTKPGTGISDGDFWIGLWRNGEGQTSGACPDLYQWSDGSSSQYRGCQNRTGTKKCSCCSVLGRNWYTDEPSCGSEKCVVMYHQPTANPGLGGPYLYQWNDDRCNMKHNYICKYEPEINPTAPIEKTYFTNQPGDTHQNVVVTEAGIIPNLIYVVIPTIPLLLLILVAFGTCCFQMLHKSKGRTKTSPHQSTLWISKSTRKESGMEV
- the CHODL gene encoding chondrolectin isoform X1: MSRVVSLLLGAALLCGHGAFCRRVVSGQKVCFADFKHPCYKMAYFHELSSRVSFQEARLACESEGGVLLSLENEAEQKLIESMLQNLTKPGTGISDGDFWIGLWRNGEGQTSGACPDLYQWSDGSSSQYRGCQNRTGTKKCSCCSVLGRNWYTDEPSCGSEKCVVMYHQPTANPGLGGPYLYQWNDDRCNMKHNYICKYEPEINPTAPIEKTYFTNQPGDTHQNVVVTEAGIIPNLIYVVIPTIPLLLLILVAFGTCCFQMLHKSKGRTKTSPHQSTLWISKSTRKESGMEV
- the CHODL gene encoding chondrolectin isoform X2, whose product is MSRVVSLLLGAALLCGHGAFCRRVVSGQKVCFADFKHPCYKMAYFHELSSRVSFQEARLACESEGGVLLSLENEAEQKLIESMLQNLTKPGTGISDGDFWIGLWRNGEGQTSGACPDLYQWSDGSSSQYRGCQNRTGTKKCSCCSVLGRNWYTDEPSCGSEKCVVMYHQPTANPGLGGPYLYQWNDDRCNMKHNYICKYEPEINPTAPIEKTYFTNQPGDTHQNVVVTEAGIIPNLIYVVIPTIPLLLLILVAFGTCCFQMLHKRKARRNFIKDSTPLSSECLAESLNSNL